The Medicago truncatula cultivar Jemalong A17 chromosome 4, MtrunA17r5.0-ANR, whole genome shotgun sequence genome includes a region encoding these proteins:
- the LOC25494451 gene encoding LOW QUALITY PROTEIN: scopoletin glucosyltransferase-like (The sequence of the model RefSeq protein was modified relative to this genomic sequence to represent the inferred CDS: deleted 2 bases in 2 codons), producing MLYNKPNFISLPALSLQKMGSEYHTSHIFFFPFLARGHVIPMVDMAKLFAAKGVKATIITTPLNKPCISKSIEKSKLSGHNIHIQTIKFPSSEAGLPDGCENMDSIPSPQFFPKFCMATKLLQEPLEQLLLEQHPDCVVSDTFFAWTTDSAAKFGIPRLVFHGTCFFSLCAVECMRLEPFKNVSFDSEPFVISNLPGEIKMTRLQMPPFEISKEFEGMSRLLQEAKKAELKSFGVVVNSFYELENVYAEYYRKVLGRKAWHIGPLSLCNKDIEEKANRGREDSIHHHECLKWLDMKKPNSVVYICFGSMANFLNSQLKEIATGLEASGQFFIWVVRRSKEDGEDWLPEGFEKRMEGKGLIIRGWSPQTLILEHEAIGAFVTHCGWNSVLEGVVAGVPIVTWPVAAEQFYNEKLVNEVLKIGVPVGVKKWVGLEGDKCSMDALEKAVKRIMEDEEVEEMRKRVKLLSKLAKRSVEEEGSSYSDLSALIEELGLLRH from the exons ATGTTATATAATAAACCGAACTTCATCTCCCTTCCCGCACTTTCCCTTCAAAAGATGGGTAGTGAATATCACACTTcacacatttttttctttccttttcttgcTCGAGGTCATGTGATACCAATGGTTGACATGGCCAAATTATTTGCTGCAAAAGGTGTCAAAGCCACAATTATTACTACACCCCTCAATAAACCTTGTATCTCCAAATCTATAGAAAAATCCAAACTTAGTGGCCACAATATTCATATCCAAACCATAAAGTTTCCTAGCTCAGAGGCTGGTTTACCAGATGGGTGTGAAAATATGGACTCAATCCCTTCACCACAATTCTTTCCTAAGTTTTGTATGGCCACAAAGTTGTTACAAGAGCCACTTGAGCAACTACTACTTGAGCAACATCCAGATTGTGTTGTTTCTGACACGTTTTTCGCATGGACAACTGATTCAGCTGCTAAATTTGGAATTCCTAGACTTGTGTTTCATGGTACTTGTTTCTTCTCCTTGTGTGCTGTAGAGTGTATGAGACTC GAACCTTTCAAGAATGTTTCTTTTGATTCAGAACCCTTTGTTATTTCTAATCTTCCCGGTGAGATTAAAATGACAAGGCTGCAGATGCCGCCTTTTGAGATATCAAAGGAATTTGAAGGAATGTCTAGGTTACTACAGGAAGCAAAGAAAGCAGAACTGAAGAGTTTTGGAGTGGTTGTAAACAGCTTCTATGAACTTGAAAATGTTTATGCAGAGTATTACAGGAAAGTACTTGGAAGAAAAGCTTGGCATATTGGTCCTTTATCTCTTTGCAATAAGGATATAGAGGAAAAAGCAAATAGAGGAAGAGAAGATTCTATTCATCACCATGAGTGCCTAAAATGGCTTGACATGAAGAAACCTAATTCAGTTGTTTATATATGCTTTGGAAGTATGGCGAATTTCTTAAACTCTCAGCTTAAAGAAATTGCTACGGGACTTGAAGCATCCGggcaattttttatttgggtGGTGAGGAGAAGCAAAGAAGATGGAGAAGATTGGCTACCAGAAGGATTTGAGAAAAGAATGGAAGGAAAGGGACTAATTATAAGAGGTTGGTCGCCGCAAACGTTGATTCTTGAACACGAAGCAATTGGAGCATTTGTGACTCATTGTGGATGGAATTCAGTTTTAGAAGGTGTGGTTGCTGGGGTACCTATCGTTACTTGGCCTGTTGCTGCTGAACAATTTTACAATGAGAAGTTGGTGAATGAGGTACTTAAAATTGGTGTACCTGTTGGAGTTAAAAAATGGGTTGGATTGGAGGGAGATAAGTGTTCAATG GATGCACTGGAAAAAGCTGTGAAGAGGATTATGGAAGATGAAGAAGTAGAGGAAATGAGGAAAAGAGTGAAATTGTTGTCAAAGTTAGCTAAGAGGTCTGTGGAAGAAGAAGGATCATCTTACTCAGATTTGAGTGCTTTAATAGAGGAGTTGGGTTTGCTTAGGCATTGA